A genomic region of Anopheles coustani chromosome 3, idAnoCousDA_361_x.2, whole genome shotgun sequence contains the following coding sequences:
- the LOC131271935 gene encoding V-type proton ATPase subunit S1 — protein MARLGLPVVLLLALAVFGGARATNVPVFVWGKPSVTYVPALSRYTSTEFEALVEAQIDENTFTVVFAEDRLSTEDLSQCKLKTQTCFKNLQKIERKSYLPSVEEPLSVLEGSNARTVLLLSDGTLSEPIVPRAGGIVVVDLGSGDYASHDAAIDALYARLRNAYENVLAIYTGKTASFSASRLVRKTRQAETPEREPKTLSTEDFLMSIEQFSYGPVDAAELTVVELDKAEKIPANSSNTADAQTLHIQLNGPSAKVDLHFMVSQGSWEITSVSFNDQQYYLRHRVHVNQHFSYRCNSWEYMTFDLQNKIVFEEVQFQPFWPADGESSTVPIKFGDAWHCVGFTTGGILSGLFLILIFLIIGAYGIAWMMDIRTMDRFDDPKGKTIIVNTTE, from the exons ATGGCCAGATTAGGATTACCCGTGGTGCTTTTGCTGGCACTGGCCGTTTTCGGCGGTGCCCGCGCAACGAATGttcctgtttttgtttgggGAAAACCATC TGTGACCTACGTTCCGGCCCTCAGCCGATACACGAGCACGGAATTCGAAGCGCTCGTCGAGGCCCAAATCGACGAGAACACTTTTACGGTCGTGTTCGCCGAAGATCGCCTCTCGACGGAGGACCTCAGTCAGTGCAAGCTGAAGACGCAAACATGCTTCAAGAATCTGCAGAAAATCGAACGCAAGTCGTACCTTCCGAGCGTCGAGGAACCGCTGAGCGTGTTGGAGGGCTCGAATGCTCGAACCGTCCTGTTGTTGTCAGACGGAACGCTCAGTGAGCCAATCGTACCGCGTGCTGGTGGAATTGTCGTCGTTGACCTCGGCTCGGGTGATTACGCGTCACATGATGCTGCAATCGATGCGCTGTACGCTCGGCTCCGCAATGCCTACGAGAACGTTCTTGCCATCTACACTGGCAAAACGGCGTCCTTCAGTGCGTCACGTCTGGTACGTAAAACTCGCCAGGCAGAGACCCCGGAACGCGAACCCAAGACGCTGTCGACGGAAGACTTCCTGATGTCCATCGAACAGTTCAGCTACGGCCCGGTCGATGCCGCCGAACTGACCGTCGTTGAGCTGGACAAAGCGGAGAAGATACCGGCCAACTCGAGCAACACCGCCGATGCACAAACCCTTCACATTCAGCTAAACGGTCCGAGCGCTAAGGTGGACCTGCACTTCATGGTTTCCCAAGGCTCGTGGGAGATTACGTCCGTGTCCTTCAACGACCAGCAGTACTACTTGCGCCATCGTGTGCACGTGAACCAGCACTTTTCGTACCGCTGCAACTCGTGGGAATACATGACGTTCGATCTGCAGAACAAAATCGTGTTCGAGGAGGTGCAGTTCCAGCCGTTCTGGCCGGCCGACGGGGAATCCAGCACCGTACCAATCAAGTTTGGTGACGCATGGCACTGCGTCGGCTTCACGACCGGGGGCATTCTTTCCGGACTGTTCCTGATTCTCATCTTCCTCATCATTGGCGCGTACGGCATCGCCTGGATGATGGATATCCGCACGATGGATCGCTTCGACGATCCGAAGGGCAAAACGATCATCGTCAACACCACCGAGTAG